DNA from Sulfurimonas xiamenensis:
GTATGATGAGTATGATAAATATTCAGTACATTTTGCGGTACTAGATGAAAATGATGAAGTTGGTGCAACGGTAAGAATTATACACAACTCTCCTATTGGTTATCCCACAGAAAATAATATGACATTTGACAGCAGCATGTTTGAAAGAGATAAACTCGGGGAGATGTCAAGAATCTTTGTAGATGCTAAATACAGAAATATAAAAACTACAAAAAGTATTATGCAGGGGCTTAAACAAATCATATACAATAAAATGAAAGAGTTGGGCTTAGAGTATACATACGGCTCACAGGAAGCAAGCTTTTTAAGACTGCTGAAGATGTACAAAATGAACTATCATACTATAGGTGAAGAACAAATGTATAAAGATGTTGGTTTTCGATATCCGTCCATTATATATACAAAAGAGTTTGGTGAAGATAATCCGGATATTGCTCAATTCTGGAAAGAAGAATATGAAAAAAAATAGTTTGTTAAACTCACTCAAATTTAGTTCTGTTGTATTACTATTATTAGGTTTTGCTAATTTAAAAGCAAAAACAACTGATATAGTAGACTCGATATCTAATGATATGAAACATTTTGATGAAGTTGCAACGATTACAAAACAAAATGAGCACTATCAGCCCTATATTATCTCTGTATTTCATGGAGAAGAGCTTGAAAAACTTGGTGTCTCAAATCTTAAAGAGGCACTGGAATTAGTCCCTGGGGTTGATATGACCACTGATAATTTAAACAATCAAACTCCTATTTTCAGAGGTTCAAACTCCAGTGCCTATGGGCAGTCAAAACTTTTTATAGACGGTGTATCTGTCAATAATGTTTTTTCAGACGGTTATTCCGAATACCTCTTTTTTCCTATAGAGATGATTAAAAGAATCGAAGTAGTGAGAGGTCCGGGAAGTAAAACAGATGGTGTTAATGCTTATGCAGGATCTATCAATGTTATAACCTATGCAGAAGATTTTAAAGGATTTGAGTCTAATGATAAGCTAGTATTTAAGCATGGCTCGTATGATTACTATATGGGCGGATTTATGAAAACCTATAAAAAAGATGATTTAAAAGTTTTTATAAATTTTTTCTACCAAGAAGATAACAAAAAGCTGCCTGCAGGTCCTGACGGTCTCTCACAAGGTGTATTGGGGACAGAAAATATAGCTCTCTCTCAATCAGGAGATGCACCTTTATGGCTAGAGTCTTACTCGCTTGGCATCAATCTTCAATACAAAGATTTTT
Protein-coding regions in this window:
- a CDS encoding GNAT family N-acyltransferase, encoding MKFTFLEVKESDILEKVFAFRYKILLEIYPQYLKKCNFSDTKEYDEYDKYSVHFAVLDENDEVGATVRIIHNSPIGYPTENNMTFDSSMFERDKLGEMSRIFVDAKYRNIKTTKSIMQGLKQIIYNKMKELGLEYTYGSQEASFLRLLKMYKMNYHTIGEEQMYKDVGFRYPSIIYTKEFGEDNPDIAQFWKEEYEKK